Proteins encoded together in one uncultured Desulfobacter sp. window:
- a CDS encoding Fic family protein produces the protein MLYHELMAAAVPGDKQKALQAYVTLHVAFVRIHPFFDGNGRMARLVANLPVLKAGLPPVIVPREQRKAYIDALSHYHFAVGQIEKEGELLPEPDALKPFAAFCEQAWQASMELVDEIHKKQQVRTGKNQ, from the coding sequence ATGCTCTACCATGAACTTATGGCCGCTGCTGTGCCCGGGGATAAACAAAAGGCCTTGCAGGCATATGTTACGCTTCATGTTGCCTTTGTCCGCATCCACCCCTTTTTTGACGGGAACGGTAGAATGGCAAGGCTTGTTGCTAACCTGCCGGTGTTAAAGGCCGGCCTGCCGCCGGTTATTGTGCCCAGGGAACAGCGAAAAGCGTATATTGACGCCCTGTCTCACTACCATTTTGCCGTGGGGCAAATTGAAAAAGAGGGAGAACTGCTGCCGGAACCGGACGCCTTAAAGCCCTTTGCAGCTTTCTGTGAACAGGCCTGGCAAGCATCCATGGAACTTGTGGATGAAATTCATAAAAAGCAGCAGGTCCGCACCGGGAAAAATCAATGA
- a CDS encoding cytochrome c gives MKKNNLFPIIFFIVFIMVGCTASLESYNRESCKSIPDDKLFNVLQNNCVSCHKKDFQTKLDICSRKTIIIDAVKNGRMPKYGSISENDKNTIIEWPTDKNE, from the coding sequence ATGAAAAAAAATAATTTATTTCCAATTATATTTTTTATCGTATTCATCATGGTGGGTTGTACGGCAAGCTTAGAAAGCTATAATAGAGAATCTTGTAAAAGCATTCCGGATGATAAATTATTTAATGTGCTACAAAATAATTGTGTGAGTTGTCACAAAAAAGATTTTCAAACCAAATTGGATATTTGTAGTAGAAAAACGATCATTATTGATGCCGTAAAAAATGGCAGAATGCCCAAGTATGGTTCGATTTCGGAAAATGACAAGAATACTATTATTGAATGGCCTACTGACAAAAACGAATAA
- the cas1c gene encoding type I-C CRISPR-associated endonuclease Cas1c: protein MKKHLNTLFVTTQGAYLGKDGETVAVKIEQKTVLRIPIHTLDGIVCFGSVGCSPYLMGFCAEKDVTISFLSEYGKFLAMVKGPVSGNVLLRRKQFRMADKPDVSAQVAGFVLTGKIANCRTVIERSLRDHSEKMDRDAVKKVSRRLSMYIQKELQKDNLDSLRGIEGDAAHQYFSVFDELIFQHQEAFAFSGRNRRPPTDRINCLLSFVYTLLVHDVRSALESVGLDPAVGFLHRDRPGRPGLALDMMEEFRPFLADRLVLSMINRGQVKPEGFTIKESGAVHMDDETRKTVLTTYQKRKQESLVHPFLNEKIQIGTLFFIQALLLARFIRGDLDGYPPFIWK from the coding sequence ATGAAAAAACATCTGAACACATTGTTTGTCACCACCCAGGGTGCATATCTGGGCAAAGACGGGGAAACCGTTGCCGTTAAAATCGAACAAAAAACCGTGTTGCGGATTCCCATTCACACCCTTGACGGCATTGTCTGTTTCGGTTCCGTCGGTTGCAGTCCGTACCTGATGGGGTTCTGCGCGGAAAAAGATGTGACAATCAGTTTTTTGAGCGAATATGGAAAATTTCTGGCCATGGTCAAAGGCCCGGTTTCGGGCAATGTCCTGTTGCGCAGAAAGCAGTTCCGGATGGCCGACAAGCCGGATGTTTCGGCACAGGTGGCAGGTTTTGTCCTGACCGGAAAAATCGCAAATTGCAGGACTGTCATAGAACGCAGCCTGCGGGATCATTCGGAAAAAATGGACCGGGACGCCGTCAAAAAAGTATCCAGGCGGCTGTCAATGTACATTCAAAAAGAGCTGCAGAAAGACAACCTGGACAGTCTTCGGGGCATTGAAGGAGATGCCGCACACCAATATTTCAGCGTGTTTGATGAATTGATTTTTCAGCACCAGGAGGCGTTTGCCTTTTCAGGACGGAACCGAAGGCCGCCGACCGACAGGATAAATTGTCTGCTCTCTTTTGTTTATACGCTTCTGGTTCATGATGTCAGATCAGCTCTGGAGTCGGTGGGCCTGGACCCGGCAGTGGGGTTTCTTCACCGGGACCGTCCGGGCAGACCCGGCCTTGCCCTGGATATGATGGAAGAATTCAGACCCTTTCTTGCCGACAGGCTTGTATTGTCAATGATCAACAGGGGCCAGGTTAAGCCCGAAGGTTTTACCATAAAAGAGTCCGGTGCCGTTCATATGGATGATGAGACCCGGAAAACCGTACTGACGACATATCAGAAAAGAAAACAGGAAAGCCTGGTCCATCCGTTTTTAAATGAAAAAATCCAGATCGGAACCTTATTTTTCATCCAGGCGCTGCTTCTGGCAAGGTTTATCCGCGGGGATCTTGACGGCTACCCGCCGTTTATCTGGAAATAG
- a CDS encoding MFS transporter: MLALLSAFPPLSTDLYLPALPHVAEALHTNQTLANLTLSLFLVFFALGILIWGPVSEKYGRKPILLTGLVLYTLGSAGCALSTNAAMLIVSRIVQGFGGGAAEAVATAMVKDMYSGRKRESVLAFVMAMVVVAPVAGAMILKVTTWDIIFWLLTGIGVLSFLLSLRLDETLEQRYSGSLVHSLGRLGVVIKNPGFSALLMVFSLIPLPLLAFIGVSAFIYITGTLLILAGSDAPVLFALGMLTATVAVSMLRPPTANLLLSQQDKDTGSAASLINFTALFIGSLGMFLISFEKVSGLISCLGLMQIVVGIVCGGLWLILRHRPIIRQPG, translated from the coding sequence ATGCTTGCCCTGCTCAGCGCTTTTCCGCCGCTGTCGACGGATCTATATTTGCCCGCCCTTCCCCACGTGGCCGAGGCCCTGCATACCAATCAAACCCTGGCCAATTTAACCCTGAGTTTGTTTCTGGTATTCTTTGCACTGGGCATATTGATCTGGGGCCCTGTCAGCGAAAAGTACGGAAGAAAGCCGATTCTTTTGACCGGACTTGTCCTTTACACCCTGGGCAGTGCCGGATGTGCACTTTCCACCAATGCAGCCATGCTCATTGTCAGCAGGATCGTCCAGGGATTTGGCGGCGGTGCCGCCGAAGCGGTTGCCACGGCAATGGTCAAGGATATGTATTCGGGCCGCAAACGCGAATCGGTGCTGGCCTTTGTCATGGCCATGGTGGTGGTGGCGCCTGTGGCCGGGGCCATGATTTTAAAAGTCACGACCTGGGATATCATTTTCTGGCTTTTGACAGGGATTGGCGTATTGTCCTTTTTACTGTCCTTGCGTCTGGATGAGACCCTTGAACAACGGTATTCCGGTTCTCTTGTCCATTCCCTGGGGCGCCTTGGCGTAGTAATTAAAAATCCGGGATTTTCGGCACTGCTGATGGTATTTTCGCTTATTCCGTTACCGTTATTGGCCTTTATTGGTGTCTCCGCTTTTATTTATATCACCGGCACCTTGCTTATATTGGCCGGCAGTGACGCCCCGGTTTTGTTTGCTCTTGGTATGCTCACCGCGACGGTTGCGGTCAGCATGCTGCGCCCGCCTACGGCGAATCTTCTTTTGTCCCAGCAGGACAAAGACACAGGTTCTGCAGCCTCTTTGATCAATTTCACGGCACTGTTCATAGGCAGTTTAGGTATGTTTCTGATCTCGTTTGAAAAGGTAAGTGGCCTGATCTCCTGCCTGGGCCTCATGCAGATCGTCGTGGGGATTGTTTGCGGTGGCCTCTGGCTGATACTCCGACATCGGCCTATAATCCGTCAGCCCGGATAA
- a CDS encoding IS3 family transposase (programmed frameshift), with protein MRKNYTGKFKAKIAIQMIREQDTVAELSSKYEVHRSLLTRWKKEALEGLPGVFSTAKKKTENDNQKLIDELYKQIGQLKVENDWLKKKGDTSISDRRELIDRNHSGISINRQCELLKVSKGALYYKPKTLDSYTLSLMDLLDEQHTKTPFYGSRRLTAYLNSQGHLVNRKRVQRLMRLMRIEAIYPKPKTTRRNENHKIYPYLLKDIVIDKPNQVWSTDITYIRIGNGFMYLTAVMDWFSRYVLSWRLSNTMENTFCIEALEEALRFSTPGIFNTDQGSQFTSLKYLKILQDKNVKISMDSKGRALDNVFVERLWRTIKYEEIYLKDYRTMNEAYQSLKAFIRFYNQERLHQALGYKVPMAIYHAV; from the exons ATGAGGAAAAACTACACCGGAAAGTTCAAAGCTAAAATTGCAATTCAAATGATTCGAGAACAGGACACAGTAGCTGAGTTATCATCTAAATATGAAGTTCACAGATCCTTGCTGACAAGGTGGAAGAAAGAAGCCTTAGAAGGATTACCAGGTGTATTTTCAACTGCAAAAAAGAAAACCGAAAATGATAATCAAAAATTGATAGACGAATTGTATAAGCAAATAGGTCAGCTCAAAGTTGAGAATGACTGGTTAAAAAAAAAGGGTGATACA TCAATCTCTGATAGAAGGGAACTAATAGATAGAAATCACTCAGGAATCAGTATTAACAGGCAATGTGAGTTACTCAAGGTTTCAAAAGGGGCCTTGTATTACAAGCCCAAAACATTGGATTCGTATACGCTCTCCCTTATGGATTTATTGGATGAGCAGCATACCAAAACTCCCTTTTACGGAAGCCGGAGGCTCACGGCCTACCTGAACAGCCAGGGGCATTTGGTAAACAGGAAGCGGGTACAACGCCTGATGAGGCTGATGCGGATCGAAGCCATTTACCCGAAACCAAAGACAACAAGGAGAAATGAAAACCATAAAATCTACCCTTATTTGCTTAAAGATATCGTAATTGATAAGCCGAATCAGGTGTGGAGCACCGACATCACATATATCAGAATTGGTAATGGATTTATGTATTTAACCGCCGTAATGGATTGGTTCAGCAGGTATGTCCTGTCATGGCGTCTCAGTAACACAATGGAAAACACATTCTGCATTGAGGCCCTTGAGGAAGCATTACGGTTCTCGACACCTGGCATTTTTAACACAGATCAGGGAAGTCAATTTACTTCTCTGAAATACTTGAAAATACTGCAAGATAAAAATGTCAAAATCAGCATGGATTCAAAAGGCAGGGCCCTTGACAATGTTTTTGTAGAACGACTGTGGCGAACCATAAAATACGAGGAAATCTATCTGAAGGATTACCGTACAATGAATGAAGCCTACCAATCGTTGAAAGCATTTATAAGGTTTTACAATCAGGAAAGGCTCCACCAGGCCCTGGGATATAAGGTGCCAATGGCAATCTACCATGCGGTTTAA
- the cas2 gene encoding CRISPR-associated endonuclease Cas2, whose translation MLVLVSYDVSIEGKGAKRLRRVAKACQNYGQRVQYSVFECVVDPAQWTVLRQNLIDEINPDIDSLRFYFLGSNWKRRVEHIGAKKSIDFDAPLIL comes from the coding sequence GTGCTGGTATTGGTAAGCTATGACGTTTCCATAGAAGGAAAAGGCGCAAAGCGTTTACGCCGCGTTGCAAAAGCATGTCAAAACTACGGTCAAAGGGTTCAATACTCTGTGTTTGAGTGTGTGGTCGATCCGGCACAATGGACGGTCTTAAGGCAAAATTTGATTGATGAAATAAATCCTGACATAGACAGTTTAAGGTTTTATTTTCTCGGATCAAACTGGAAAAGGCGGGTTGAACATATCGGCGCCAAAAAGTCGATTGATTTTGATGCCCCCCTAATCCTGTAA
- the cas4 gene encoding CRISPR-associated protein Cas4 codes for MTVYQEKEYLSLSALQHILFCPRQCALIHIEQLWEENLFTAQGRIMHERVDRGDQADKGKIRIEYGLPLKSARLGITGKADVVEFHRTDSSVQKWVPFPVEYKRGKPKKDLSDKVQLCAQAMCLEEMLNIDIPSGALFYGKTRRRLEVAFDEELRQKTKAAAEQLHAMFESGITPPPEYAKKCDTCSFLSQCMPKAIEKKRTVAAWLNRMVRKDITE; via the coding sequence ATGACCGTGTATCAAGAAAAGGAATATCTCTCCTTATCCGCACTCCAGCATATTCTTTTCTGTCCGCGTCAGTGCGCCCTGATCCATATTGAACAGCTATGGGAGGAAAATCTGTTCACGGCCCAGGGCAGGATCATGCACGAAAGGGTGGACAGAGGCGACCAGGCAGACAAGGGTAAAATCAGAATTGAATATGGGCTGCCCCTGAAATCCGCACGCCTGGGCATCACCGGCAAGGCCGATGTGGTTGAATTCCACCGGACGGATTCTTCCGTTCAAAAATGGGTTCCCTTCCCTGTGGAGTACAAACGCGGAAAACCCAAAAAAGATCTGTCCGATAAGGTCCAGCTCTGCGCCCAGGCCATGTGCCTTGAGGAGATGCTTAATATAGACATCCCCTCCGGCGCACTGTTTTATGGAAAAACACGGCGCCGCCTGGAAGTGGCGTTTGATGAAGAGTTACGGCAGAAGACCAAGGCGGCGGCAGAACAACTTCATGCCATGTTTGAATCGGGAATCACCCCACCGCCTGAGTATGCTAAAAAGTGTGACACCTGCTCATTTCTTTCACAGTGCATGCCAAAGGCCATAGAAAAAAAACGGACCGTTGCTGCCTGGTTAAACCGAATGGTCCGGAAAGATATTACCGAATGA
- the cas7c gene encoding type I-C CRISPR-associated protein Cas7/Csd2, whose product MSLEHKIDFAVIFSVKNANPNGDPLNGNRPRVDYEGFGEISDVCLKRKIRNRLLADDQSIFVQSDDNKKDDSTSLRNRAESKEFGLGKDAFNSKKTKPEETAKLACQKWLDVRSFGQLFAFSGSKSDGVSIAIRGPVTLHSAFSVNPVSITSTQITKSVSGEGDGTKKSSDTMGMKHRVDRAVYVTYGAMSPQLAERTGFNDADAKTIKNVLPRLFEGDASSARPEGSMSVEKVIWWKHSNKSGQYSSAKVHRTLQTLQINSDGSFDEKGLKKALDGLTPEIINGF is encoded by the coding sequence ATGAGTCTTGAACATAAAATTGATTTTGCGGTAATTTTCAGCGTGAAAAATGCAAACCCCAACGGGGATCCGTTAAACGGTAACAGGCCAAGGGTTGACTATGAAGGCTTTGGAGAGATATCAGATGTCTGTTTAAAAAGGAAAATACGTAATCGGTTGCTGGCAGACGACCAATCCATATTTGTTCAATCCGATGACAATAAAAAAGACGATTCCACAAGTTTAAGAAACCGGGCGGAATCAAAAGAGTTTGGCCTTGGCAAAGATGCGTTCAACAGTAAAAAGACAAAGCCGGAAGAAACGGCAAAGCTTGCTTGTCAGAAATGGCTTGATGTAAGAAGTTTTGGACAGCTTTTCGCCTTCAGTGGGTCCAAGAGTGATGGCGTTTCAATAGCAATTCGCGGACCTGTTACCCTTCATTCCGCTTTCAGTGTGAACCCTGTCAGCATAACAAGCACCCAAATCACTAAAAGTGTGAGTGGCGAAGGAGACGGAACCAAGAAAAGTTCTGACACCATGGGAATGAAGCACAGGGTGGATAGAGCTGTTTATGTGACCTACGGTGCCATGAGCCCCCAACTCGCAGAGAGAACCGGATTCAATGATGCCGATGCCAAAACGATTAAAAATGTTTTACCCAGACTATTTGAAGGTGACGCATCTTCGGCACGCCCGGAAGGTAGCATGAGTGTTGAAAAGGTAATCTGGTGGAAACACAGCAATAAATCAGGTCAATATTCTTCTGCAAAAGTCCATAGAACTTTACAGACCTTGCAGATCAATTCCGATGGTTCTTTTGATGAAAAGGGACTAAAAAAGGCACTTGATGGTTTGACGCCTGAAATCATAAATGGATTTTAA